A single genomic interval of Salinarchaeum sp. IM2453 harbors:
- a CDS encoding sulfurtransferase, giving the protein MSDDILVTADWVESHLEQFQSDDPEYRLLEVNNPTVTDESEYTSYEEGHIPGAIFFDWEDDLSDQTQRDIVSKDGFAALNGNAGITEDSTVVLYGGGRIPNWFAVFAYWIYKYYGHDDVRVLDGGKPYWINNDYPTTTDVSNFSEQEYNPRGPFEKIRAYKDDVEHAVEEGLPLVDVRSPEEFRGEIIAPEGLNETAQRGGRIPGASNVPVGTVLNDDGTFKSKDELKDLFAKAGVSGEESTIAYCRVGERSSIEWFALHELLGYDDVRNYDGSWTEWGNLVGAPIETGEK; this is encoded by the coding sequence ATGTCAGATGACATTCTTGTAACAGCCGATTGGGTTGAATCCCATCTTGAACAGTTTCAAAGTGACGACCCTGAGTACCGGCTTCTGGAGGTTAACAACCCAACAGTAACTGATGAGTCAGAGTATACGTCATATGAAGAAGGACACATCCCTGGAGCGATCTTTTTTGACTGGGAAGACGACCTGTCTGATCAAACACAGCGCGACATTGTTTCCAAAGATGGATTTGCAGCGTTGAACGGTAACGCAGGAATCACGGAAGATTCAACAGTTGTGCTATACGGTGGCGGACGGATTCCAAATTGGTTTGCTGTGTTCGCATATTGGATTTACAAATACTACGGCCACGATGACGTGCGCGTGCTTGATGGAGGAAAACCATACTGGATCAATAACGACTACCCAACAACAACCGATGTCAGTAACTTCTCTGAACAAGAGTACAATCCTCGTGGGCCGTTCGAGAAGATTCGTGCATACAAAGATGATGTGGAACACGCAGTTGAGGAGGGACTTCCACTCGTCGACGTCCGTTCGCCAGAAGAGTTCCGCGGTGAGATTATCGCACCGGAAGGACTCAATGAGACCGCTCAGCGAGGCGGACGAATCCCTGGGGCAAGCAATGTTCCTGTTGGAACCGTGCTAAACGACGATGGTACGTTCAAATCAAAGGATGAATTAAAAGACCTCTTTGCAAAAGCAGGTGTGAGTGGAGAAGAGTCGACCATCGCCTACTGCCGGGTTGGTGAGCGATCCTCGATTGAGTGGTTTGCCCTCCATGAATTGTTAGGTTACGATGATGTGCGAAATTACGATGGTTCGTGGACAGAATGGGGTAATTTAGTGGGGGCTCCGATTGAGACCGGTGAAAAATAG
- a CDS encoding M48 family metallopeptidase — translation MRNAQLKMRMILVGTILFALYFGAALVLASMFPGIGLVPILLLALVVLPVAQYKIGKWLTLRGAEPLPEDRQYQHIHQMTESLSEDMGLEKPKLMIKDMGVPNAFATGRKGAGVVCVSPQLVQLLDRDELEGVIAHELAHLNNRDTVMMVLGQSVGLIVSYAVFFLLRDDNNFFVAYAASIAAQMLTLIFVMAISRYREYVADADAKRYTGNGEPLARALEKISRGAEQGEAKMNDSASALCILSVDRSALKRIFATHPPTEKRLQRLRE, via the coding sequence ATGCGTAATGCGCAGTTAAAGATGCGGATGATTCTTGTCGGGACAATCCTGTTTGCGCTATACTTTGGGGCAGCACTGGTGCTTGCCTCAATGTTTCCTGGGATTGGACTTGTGCCGATACTGTTGCTCGCTCTTGTCGTTTTACCAGTAGCACAGTATAAAATTGGGAAATGGCTCACGCTTCGCGGTGCAGAGCCGCTACCAGAAGATAGACAGTACCAGCATATTCATCAGATGACAGAGTCATTATCTGAGGATATGGGTCTTGAAAAGCCGAAACTAATGATTAAGGATATGGGCGTTCCAAATGCCTTTGCAACAGGCCGGAAGGGTGCTGGAGTGGTCTGTGTTTCACCACAACTCGTTCAGTTGCTGGATCGAGATGAACTTGAGGGAGTAATTGCCCACGAATTGGCCCATCTCAATAATCGTGATACTGTAATGATGGTACTTGGACAGTCGGTCGGATTGATCGTGAGCTACGCCGTGTTCTTCCTCCTTCGTGATGATAATAACTTCTTTGTCGCGTATGCTGCCTCCATTGCAGCCCAGATGCTAACGTTGATTTTCGTGATGGCAATATCTCGATACCGAGAATATGTGGCCGATGCTGATGCAAAACGATACACTGGTAATGGTGAACCGTTAGCACGCGCCCTGGAAAAAATCTCACGTGGGGCCGAACAAGGTGAAGCGAAAATGAACGACAGCGCAAGTGCGCTATGTATTTTGAGCGTTGATCGAAGTGCGCTCAAGCGAATCTTTGCTACCCACCCACCAACGGAGAAACGACTACAGCGGTTGCGCGAGTGA
- a CDS encoding ABC transporter ATP-binding protein codes for MKLQIQNLEFSYASDSVLDNVTLELAAGEVLGVIGPNGAGKSTLLRCINQLLKPDDGSVFVDGDRIANLSREEIAQEIGYIPQEEQSTFPTTVFDTILQGRKPHVSWRPTEADERIVADVLETLGLEDFAMRSIDELSGGQRQKVIIGRALVQEASLLLFDEPTNSLDIRHQLEVLDVIQQQVNEGTAAVMAIHDLNLAARYSDKIAMLHEGEIVAAGPPSILTPEKINEVYSVKATVTTIENRTIVIPETPEK; via the coding sequence GTGAAACTACAGATTCAAAATCTTGAGTTCTCCTATGCAAGCGATTCTGTACTCGATAATGTAACACTCGAATTGGCTGCTGGAGAGGTTCTGGGAGTTATCGGCCCAAACGGGGCAGGAAAGAGTACACTTTTGCGCTGTATCAACCAACTGCTCAAGCCCGACGATGGGTCTGTATTTGTCGATGGAGACAGAATAGCAAACCTATCGCGTGAGGAGATTGCACAGGAAATTGGTTATATTCCACAGGAAGAGCAGTCAACATTTCCAACAACGGTATTTGACACAATTCTGCAAGGACGCAAGCCCCACGTCAGTTGGCGACCTACGGAGGCAGACGAGCGAATCGTTGCAGATGTACTGGAAACACTGGGACTTGAGGATTTTGCAATGCGCTCAATTGATGAGCTAAGTGGCGGACAGCGACAGAAAGTAATTATTGGGCGCGCACTTGTACAAGAAGCTTCTCTGTTACTATTTGATGAGCCCACCAACAGCCTAGATATTCGGCATCAATTAGAAGTACTTGATGTTATTCAGCAGCAAGTCAATGAGGGTACTGCCGCGGTCATGGCAATTCATGATCTGAACTTAGCAGCGCGATACAGTGACAAGATTGCCATGCTACATGAGGGAGAGATAGTTGCTGCTGGACCACCAAGTATTCTTACGCCAGAGAAAATTAACGAAGTCTATAGTGTCAAAGCAACTGTGACGACCATAGAAAATCGTACAATTGTCATTCCCGAAACACCCGAAAAATAA
- a CDS encoding iron ABC transporter permease has translation MSRQSTETASAYQQLIRRKLFFSIICIMALAALFVIAVAIGPVRLSVSEVLNALLGEGSETTVTIVWNIRIPQALAAITAGAGLAIAGAAMQNVLRNPLGSPFTLGISQAAAFGAAFAIVFLGVGSTGTDSIIIDNAPVVTVSAFVWSLASTGAILALVRYSRASPETLILTGVALGSLFSAALSLIQYFAEDADVAAIVYWTFGDVGRATWSDLWLMIAVTLLGTAYFVYNGWNYTVLNAGDETARGLGVNVEQLRITGMIVASLMTAFIISFVGIIGFVGLVVPHIVRKIIGADERFLLPASALVGGVLLLASDLVARLIIAPVVLPVGILTAFLGAPLFLYLVIVGRDYW, from the coding sequence ATGAGTAGACAATCAACGGAGACAGCGTCTGCATATCAGCAGTTGATTCGTCGAAAGCTCTTCTTTAGTATTATTTGCATCATGGCGTTAGCTGCGTTGTTTGTAATTGCAGTTGCTATTGGTCCTGTGAGATTATCTGTCTCTGAAGTACTCAACGCATTACTTGGGGAGGGTTCAGAAACGACAGTAACAATTGTTTGGAACATTCGGATTCCACAGGCACTTGCAGCAATCACAGCAGGAGCAGGACTGGCGATTGCCGGAGCCGCAATGCAGAATGTACTACGGAATCCACTTGGGTCGCCGTTTACGCTGGGCATTTCACAAGCAGCAGCGTTTGGAGCTGCATTTGCTATTGTGTTTTTAGGAGTTGGATCTACAGGAACTGATTCAATCATTATTGACAACGCTCCAGTTGTTACAGTCTCAGCATTTGTCTGGTCTTTAGCCTCCACAGGGGCGATTCTTGCCTTAGTTCGATACTCACGGGCGTCTCCAGAGACACTAATCTTGACGGGAGTGGCACTTGGATCGCTGTTTAGTGCCGCTCTATCGTTGATCCAGTACTTTGCTGAGGATGCTGATGTTGCTGCAATTGTGTACTGGACATTTGGCGACGTTGGGCGAGCAACGTGGAGTGACCTTTGGTTAATGATTGCGGTCACGTTACTTGGGACAGCATATTTTGTCTACAACGGCTGGAACTACACAGTTCTCAATGCTGGAGATGAGACAGCAAGAGGACTTGGGGTAAACGTTGAGCAGCTCCGGATAACGGGGATGATTGTGGCATCACTTATGACAGCATTTATTATCTCTTTTGTGGGAATTATCGGGTTTGTTGGATTAGTTGTCCCACATATTGTTAGAAAAATCATTGGTGCAGATGAACGGTTCCTGCTGCCAGCGTCTGCGCTTGTCGGTGGTGTATTGTTGCTAGCATCTGATCTTGTTGCTCGTCTTATTATTGCACCAGTGGTATTACCAGTGGGAATCCTTACTGCATTTTTAGGGGCACCACTGTTCTTGTATCTTGTAATTGTCGGGAGGGATTACTGGTGA
- a CDS encoding tripartite tricarboxylate transporter substrate binding protein: protein MRRRDALKGIGAASAVSITGLAGCTDLFGSSKTWMIPWSEGGGTDQYARQLYPLAEEELDESIQIDNRPGAGSLSGIQWMHTQDGDGSVFGTVNTPSWQFGWIQERDERDWDPADFEPIAVTGTFGYVLVVDSDTGIETFSGLQDAYEDGELENFAYQGAGHDTHLLSYILRDDYDVDWENNVPYDGGGEVQENVISGEADAGILTNTSAADPVADGDLNAVVNLTDSDFDAFPDLEKISNHGDDLSYISEFRLTQVAPPDTPREEREQIAEALEYAATHEETEEWEEDTGNKVVFEDIDEAANDLDGVVDTLEDNVDFEEFEQRVEEDE from the coding sequence ATGAGACGACGTGATGCGTTGAAAGGTATTGGTGCAGCGTCTGCTGTATCGATCACTGGCCTTGCAGGATGCACAGATCTATTTGGCTCATCAAAAACGTGGATGATACCGTGGAGTGAAGGCGGCGGTACTGATCAATATGCACGACAGCTTTATCCTCTTGCTGAAGAAGAACTTGACGAGAGCATTCAGATTGATAACCGACCTGGTGCTGGAAGTTTAAGTGGTATTCAATGGATGCACACGCAGGACGGCGACGGAAGTGTGTTCGGAACTGTTAATACACCTAGCTGGCAGTTTGGCTGGATCCAGGAGCGGGATGAGCGTGACTGGGACCCAGCAGACTTCGAACCAATCGCAGTGACTGGTACATTTGGATATGTTCTTGTTGTAGATTCGGATACCGGAATTGAGACATTTTCTGGCCTACAAGACGCCTATGAGGACGGAGAGCTTGAGAACTTTGCTTATCAAGGTGCAGGCCACGATACACACTTACTTTCTTACATTCTCCGAGATGACTACGATGTAGATTGGGAAAACAATGTTCCATACGACGGAGGAGGGGAAGTGCAAGAAAATGTTATCAGTGGTGAAGCTGATGCGGGTATTCTAACGAACACGAGTGCAGCTGATCCCGTTGCTGACGGTGATCTTAATGCAGTTGTTAATTTGACTGATTCTGACTTCGATGCATTCCCCGATCTTGAGAAGATCTCCAACCATGGGGACGACCTTTCTTATATTAGTGAGTTCCGTTTAACTCAAGTCGCTCCCCCAGATACCCCACGCGAAGAACGAGAACAGATTGCTGAGGCACTCGAATACGCTGCAACTCATGAAGAGACTGAGGAGTGGGAGGAAGATACGGGTAATAAAGTTGTCTTCGAAGACATTGATGAGGCAGCAAATGACCTTGACGGAGTTGTTGATACTCTCGAAGATAACGTCGACTTCGAAGAATTTGAACAACGCGTTGAAGAAGACGAATAG
- a CDS encoding tripartite tricarboxylate transporter TctB family protein: MSDRTRTVRQFFSSIQSYTEIFHKYTLIAGEKVFRERPTVEHLLLLFFFTAGIYMYVEAGDFSPATSTFPQLMAAGTAILAMILLFRNYLPQSLLQRIDESSQLFEKRSGDVDGHTSDSASAYSYDIDDPRGPAVVFVLCVAYLVLAYLIGLLYATPIFVGLYTLWADVERKRAIALVVLSFVIAAWFYLAFSPTVGQGWHTGWTPPFPLGSINSGVVIQWL; this comes from the coding sequence ATGAGCGACAGGACACGTACAGTGCGACAGTTCTTTTCGTCTATCCAGAGTTACACCGAAATCTTCCACAAGTATACGCTTATAGCCGGCGAGAAGGTATTCCGTGAACGTCCGACAGTGGAACATCTCCTCTTACTATTTTTCTTTACAGCTGGGATATATATGTACGTGGAGGCTGGTGACTTTTCTCCTGCTACCTCTACATTTCCTCAGTTGATGGCAGCTGGAACAGCTATTCTCGCTATGATTCTGCTATTCCGAAATTACCTCCCTCAGTCGCTACTTCAACGTATTGATGAGTCATCTCAGTTATTCGAAAAAAGGAGCGGCGATGTAGACGGACACACGTCTGATTCTGCAAGTGCCTACTCTTATGATATTGATGATCCACGCGGACCCGCAGTCGTATTTGTTCTTTGTGTAGCATATCTTGTACTCGCATATTTGATTGGATTACTGTATGCTACCCCTATTTTCGTCGGATTGTACACATTATGGGCGGACGTTGAACGCAAGCGGGCAATTGCATTAGTAGTCCTGAGTTTTGTCATCGCAGCTTGGTTCTACCTTGCCTTCTCACCAACCGTTGGGCAAGGATGGCACACTGGGTGGACCCCTCCCTTCCCGCTAGGTTCTATTAACTCAGGGGTGGTCATACAATGGCTGTAG
- a CDS encoding tripartite tricarboxylate transporter permease — protein MAVESFLSAVEILLTPETLLFAVVGVLIGIVVGALPGLGPPLGMAIMLPLTVPFSSVNAIILLIGVYSGAMYGGSIAAILINTPGVSSSAATMFDGYPMSKQGEAAKALAISATASAIAGALAVLALLLFSPYLIEIVLAVGTPEQFLIALLGLAMIAVVVQGSLIKGLLAGVFGLLITTVGAADPISTEIRYASTDFFYEGFDFVAVLIGVFAIAEMMKLAGQHGGIAKQSVEIGGRITQGIISVVKRPLTVLKSGTIGVIVGAIPGAGATISNFVAYSEAVRSSDNPDAFGSGEEEGVVASEASNNSTVAGSLVPAISFGIPGSSSTAVLIGGLLMHGLTPGRGMFDPAGQLELTYAILLALLVGNLVILAVGLLVVTRLGILTRINTDYIIPIVIVLSFLGTYALNLNPEDVTTVVIFGLIGFYMVRYNYSVIAFVLGVVLGDIAEENLYTSLQLSDGSYMIFVNPFEYGWLSPILVGVIVFILFAPLVKRAVNSLRS, from the coding sequence ATGGCTGTAGAGAGCTTTTTATCGGCTGTTGAAATTCTCCTAACGCCTGAAACATTGCTCTTTGCCGTTGTTGGTGTGCTGATTGGCATTGTTGTGGGGGCATTACCCGGTCTCGGGCCACCGCTTGGAATGGCAATTATGCTTCCGCTGACAGTACCATTCTCAAGCGTCAATGCAATTATCCTCCTTATTGGGGTCTACAGCGGAGCAATGTACGGCGGGTCGATTGCTGCAATCCTAATTAACACTCCCGGGGTGTCATCCTCTGCAGCGACGATGTTTGATGGCTATCCGATGTCTAAACAAGGCGAAGCTGCAAAAGCTCTTGCTATTTCTGCAACTGCATCTGCGATCGCTGGTGCTTTAGCCGTTCTTGCACTCTTGCTTTTTTCCCCATACCTGATTGAGATTGTTCTTGCTGTTGGTACTCCTGAGCAGTTCTTGATTGCTCTTCTTGGATTGGCAATGATTGCGGTTGTTGTTCAGGGATCACTTATTAAGGGATTGTTAGCTGGCGTCTTTGGACTGCTTATAACAACCGTTGGAGCAGCGGATCCAATCAGCACAGAAATTCGGTATGCGAGTACTGATTTCTTCTATGAAGGGTTCGATTTTGTTGCGGTGTTGATTGGTGTTTTTGCAATTGCTGAGATGATGAAACTCGCTGGTCAGCACGGGGGTATTGCGAAGCAGTCAGTTGAGATTGGGGGGCGAATCACACAAGGAATTATTTCTGTTGTTAAGCGTCCGCTCACTGTCTTAAAATCGGGTACGATTGGAGTCATCGTCGGCGCAATCCCGGGTGCAGGGGCGACTATTTCAAACTTTGTTGCCTACTCTGAGGCAGTCAGAAGCTCAGATAATCCAGACGCTTTTGGATCTGGCGAAGAAGAAGGTGTTGTTGCCTCAGAAGCATCAAATAATAGTACTGTTGCTGGTTCACTTGTTCCAGCAATCTCATTCGGAATCCCAGGGAGTTCATCAACTGCAGTTCTTATTGGCGGATTGCTTATGCACGGGCTTACTCCCGGAAGGGGTATGTTTGATCCTGCAGGCCAACTTGAACTGACATATGCGATCCTGTTGGCACTTCTCGTGGGCAATCTTGTAATTCTGGCCGTAGGCCTGCTTGTAGTTACTCGTCTCGGCATACTCACTCGGATTAATACAGACTACATTATCCCGATTGTAATTGTGCTTTCTTTCTTGGGTACGTATGCACTCAATCTCAATCCCGAGGACGTTACAACAGTTGTGATTTTTGGCTTAATCGGGTTCTATATGGTCCGGTATAATTACTCAGTTATTGCGTTCGTCCTTGGTGTCGTGTTGGGTGATATTGCAGAAGAAAATCTCTATACTTCACTTCAACTATCTGATGGCTCCTATATGATATTCGTCAATCCGTTTGAATATGGATGGCTTTCGCCTATACTCGTTGGAGTAATCGTATTTATCCTATTCGCACCGCTGGTGAAACGAGCTGTGAACTCGCTTCGATCATAA
- a CDS encoding class I SAM-dependent methyltransferase yields MDRKQVKAQWDQVSQTYANSRDPDGPDVELITQLLDRFPEPPKVLDVGCGDGARTLKRLPESSVGLDIAKSGLTLAAENLSDPELIQGDIVQLPFADDSFDAITAYHVVFHTDREQHLEVYREFTRVLRPGGALLMTLPSQRFDVTRQGWMGGTMYFSSPGRSETLSRLESAGFSTLDTVMSDDPLGSSAEFVFATV; encoded by the coding sequence ATGGATCGAAAACAAGTCAAGGCCCAGTGGGATCAAGTCTCACAGACATATGCCAATTCTCGAGATCCCGATGGTCCAGACGTCGAACTTATCACCCAATTACTCGATCGTTTTCCTGAGCCTCCAAAAGTACTTGATGTAGGATGTGGAGATGGGGCTCGCACACTAAAACGGCTACCGGAAAGTAGTGTAGGGCTTGATATCGCAAAGTCAGGACTGACGCTTGCTGCAGAGAATCTTTCAGATCCGGAACTAATCCAAGGTGATATTGTCCAGCTACCATTTGCGGATGATAGCTTTGATGCGATAACAGCATATCATGTTGTATTTCATACTGATCGCGAACAACATCTTGAGGTATATCGGGAATTTACCCGTGTTCTTCGTCCTGGAGGGGCATTATTAATGACGCTTCCTTCCCAGCGGTTTGATGTAACTCGACAAGGATGGATGGGTGGTACGATGTACTTCTCGTCTCCAGGGAGATCAGAAACACTCTCTCGTCTTGAGTCGGCTGGATTTAGCACGCTTGATACCGTTATGAGTGATGACCCGTTGGGAAGCTCCGCTGAGTTCGTGTTTGCAACAGTTTGA